A single genomic interval of Heliangelus exortis chromosome 11, bHelExo1.hap1, whole genome shotgun sequence harbors:
- the PAQR5 gene encoding membrane progestin receptor gamma, with amino-acid sequence MLSLKLPRLLSIHQVPKGYQEQGILFGYRPPRSSAADCLLSVFQMTNETLNIWTHFLPAWYFVWTLVGRLQGPGGREDPHSWPLLAYLLTCCIYPLASSCAHTFSTMSTRARHICYFWDYAALSMYSLGSALAYSAYIFPAEWVGSTFHHLYVPVAVLNTGLSTSLSCYSRFLEVEQPLFSKASRTLAFAYPYLFDSIPLFYRFYRCAAESCTDAAILLHYKHTLCAFLTCFIFASHLPERLAPGHFDYIGHSHQVFHVCGILGTHFQMEAIMMDMAQGQHQLLLPTSLQTLGSMGTSLAISLVVIGLCSSSLPFMPEPPQREKPH; translated from the exons ATGCTGAGCCTCAAGCTACCCCGGCTGCTCAGCATCCACCAAGTGCCTAAG ggGTACCAGGAGCAGGGGATCCTTTTTGGGTACCGTCcccccaggagctctgcagccGATTGCCTCCTCAGCGTCTTCCAGATGACAAACGAGACCCTAAATATCTGGACCCATTTCCTACCTGCCTG GTACTTCGTGTGGACCCTggtggggaggctgcaggggcCGGGGGGCCGGGAGGACCCCCACTCCTGGCCCCTCCTCGCCTACCTGCTGACCTGCTGCATCTACCCCCTGGCCTCCAGCTGTGCCCACACCTTCAGCACCATGTCCACCCGGGCCAGGCACATCTGCTACTTCTGGGACTATGCAGCCCTCAGCATGTACAGCTTGG gctcAGCACTGGCATACTCAGCTTACATCTTCCCAGCAGAATGGGTGGGCAGCACCTTCCACCACCTCTACGTCCCCGTGGCCGTGCTGAACACTGGGCTCAGCACCAGCCTCTCCTGCTACTCCAG GTTCCTGGAGGTGGAGCAGCCCCTGTTCAGCAAGGCTTCCCGCACCCTGGCCTTCGCCTACCCCTACCTCTTCGACAGCATCCCCCTCTTCTACAGG TTCTACAGGtgtgcagcagagagctgcacgGATGCTGCCATCCTGCTCCACTACAAACACACCCTCTGTGCCTTCCTCACCTGCTTCATCTTCGCCAGCCACCTGCCAGAGAGACTGGCACCAGGACACTTTGATTACATTG GGCACAGCCACCAGGTTTTCCACGTCTGTGGGATCCTTGGCACCCACTTCCAGATGGAAGCCATCATGATGGACATGGCCCAAggccagcaccagctcctgcttcccacctccctccagaCTCTGGGATCCATGGGCACCTCCTTGGCCATCAGCCTGGTGGTCAttgggctctgctcctcctccctgcccttcaTGCCAGAGCCTCCTCAGAGGGAAAAACCCCACTGA